The Oncorhynchus tshawytscha isolate Ot180627B linkage group LG12, Otsh_v2.0, whole genome shotgun sequence genome includes a window with the following:
- the rnf181 gene encoding E3 ubiquitin-protein ligase RNF181 has product MASYFDEHDCEPTNPEEQYRQNALLELARSLMQGLDIDSGAFDLSDWDQRLPPPAAKTAVQTLPVVVISPEQADKGLKCPVCLLEFEEQETVREMPCKHLFHSGCILPWLGKTNSCPLCRLELPTDNPEYEEFKKDKDRRKQRENRLEDLHGAMYT; this is encoded by the exons ATGGCTTCTTATTTTGATGAGCATGACTGTGAACCAACGAATCCCGAAGAACAATACCGTCAGAATGCACTACTAGAACTGGCCAG GTCTTTGATGCAGGGCCTCGACATTGACTCGGGAGCGTTTGACCTGTCGGACTGGGACCAGCGTCTTCCTCCCCCAGCTGCTAAAACAGCTGTCCAAACCTTACCTGTGGTTGTCATATCCCCAGAGCAAGCAG ACAAAGGGCTGAAGTGTCCTGTGTGTCTGCTGGAGTTTGAGGAGcaggagacagtgagggagatgCCCTGCAAACACCTCTTTCACTCTGGTTGTATCCTGCCCTGGTTAGGGAAG ACAAATTCTTGCCCACTATGCCGTCTCGAGCTACCAACCGACAATCCAGAGTATGAAGAGTTCAAGAAGGACAAG GACAGGAGAAAACAGAGGGAAAACAGACTGGAAGATCTGCATGGAGCCATGTACACATAA